AATAATAGATAAGATTTCCAGCCAATTAAAGGAGATAAATTAAAAATTAAGAATATTTTCACGGTATAAAGTAATAAAATTTAGTATATAAATATTGACGACAGCAATTATATGTAATATTATCATAATAGAGTTTAGGAGGTGAAAAAATGATATTTGAAAAAGTTAAAGACGTGATAGCAGATCAACTTGGAATAGACGCATCTGAAATTAAAATGGAATCCTCTTTTATTGATGATTTAGGAGCAGATTCTCTTGATATAGTCGAATTAATAATGGCTTTAGAAGAAGAATTTGATATAGAGATGCCTGATGAAGAAGCTGAAAAAGTTTCAAGTGTAGGAGACGTAGTTAATTACATAAAGGCTCATACAGAAGAGTAAGAGAAGTCCCGTTTATGCGGGACTTTATATTTAAAATAAAGTTTATTCTTGAAATTATAAAATATCCTGTCTATAATTTGAAGAATGCACTTATAGGGAGTGATTTTCAATGAAAGAAGAAAAATTAGTAGAAGAACTTGAAGAAAAATTAGGAATAAAATTTGAAAATAAGGACTTACTTATTACTGCCGTTACTCATAGTTCTTATGCCAATGAAAATAAAAATACTGAGTATAATGAAAGACTTGAATTTTTGGGAGACGCAGTTCTTCAACTTTCAATATCAGGGTATTTCTTTAGGAAGTATCCCCTTATATCGGAAGGAGAGCTTACTAAAAAGAGAGCATTAGTTGTTTGTGGTATTTCTCTTCATTCAATAGGTGAGAAGTGGGGAATTGGACAATATATAAGAATGAGTCGTGGCGAAGAACTTACTGGGGGACGTACAAGAGTTTCTATTATAGCTGACTGTGTTGAGGCGGTAATTGCAGCTATATATTTAGATAAGGGCTTTGAAGTAGCTAAAAATTTTGTCCTTGAAGTTTTTGAAGATATAATAAAGGATGCAGTAGAAGATAAAATAATACTTGATTATAAAACAAGGCTTCAAGAAATTCTTCAATCTAAAGGAATAACGGATATAAAATATACGCTTATACGATATGAAGGACCACCTCACAGAAGAAAGTTTTTTGTTAATTTGAGTTTTAATAATGATTCAAAAAGCACAGGTGAAGGATATACTAAGAAAGATGCAGAACAAGATGCAGCTGGTAAAGCATTGAAAGGAATTGATAAGTAAATGGGAAAATCTCATTATATAATACCTATATTTGTTCCACATGAAGGATGTCCACACGATTGTGTATTTTGTAATCAGAATACAATAACAGGAACAGAAAACAAAGTTAATAAACAATATGTAGAAGCTACTATAGAAGAATATTTAGAAACTATACCTAATAAAAATGCTGTAATAGAGGTGTCTTTTTTTGGAGGTACTTTTACTGCAATAAACATGGAAAAGCAAAGAGAACTTCTTTCAGTAGCAAAACATTATAAAGATATAGGTAAAATTAAATATATAAGATTGTCTACTAGACCTGATTATATAGATAATGAAATACTTACCAACCTAAAGAATTATCGAGTTGATATAATAGAACTTGGAGTGCAGTCTCTAGACAGTGAAGTACTTTTAAAATCAGGGAGAGGACATAGTGAAGCTGATGTAATTATGGCTTCAAAACTTATAAAAGAATATGATTTTACCTTAGGACATCAAATAATGCTTGGCCTTCCAGGAGATAATTTTGAAAAGGATATAGAGACAGCAAGAAAAGTAATTAGCCTTAAACCAGATATATGTAGGATATATCCTGCACTTGTTATAAATGATACACCTATGGAAAAGATGTATAGGAAAGGTATGTACAAACCTTATGAGCTTAATGAGTGTGTAGAAATAAGTAAAGTTATTTTCGGTATGCTATCTGTCAATAGTATAGAAGTTATAAGAATTGGGTTACAGCCAACAGAAGAAATAAATA
The Clostridium felsineum DSM 794 DNA segment above includes these coding regions:
- the acpP gene encoding acyl carrier protein; the encoded protein is MIFEKVKDVIADQLGIDASEIKMESSFIDDLGADSLDIVELIMALEEEFDIEMPDEEAEKVSSVGDVVNYIKAHTEE
- the rnc gene encoding ribonuclease III, with the translated sequence MKEEKLVEELEEKLGIKFENKDLLITAVTHSSYANENKNTEYNERLEFLGDAVLQLSISGYFFRKYPLISEGELTKKRALVVCGISLHSIGEKWGIGQYIRMSRGEELTGGRTRVSIIADCVEAVIAAIYLDKGFEVAKNFVLEVFEDIIKDAVEDKIILDYKTRLQEILQSKGITDIKYTLIRYEGPPHRRKFFVNLSFNNDSKSTGEGYTKKDAEQDAAGKALKGIDK
- a CDS encoding elongator complex protein 3; translated protein: MGKSHYIIPIFVPHEGCPHDCVFCNQNTITGTENKVNKQYVEATIEEYLETIPNKNAVIEVSFFGGTFTAINMEKQRELLSVAKHYKDIGKIKYIRLSTRPDYIDNEILTNLKNYRVDIIELGVQSLDSEVLLKSGRGHSEADVIMASKLIKEYDFTLGHQIMLGLPGDNFEKDIETARKVISLKPDICRIYPALVINDTPMEKMYRKGMYKPYELNECVEISKVIFGMLSVNSIEVIRIGLQPTEEINTDGELVAGPFHPAFRELVEGSIMNEMVFQNLKNKNNTKVELSINPKDISKLYSNKKSFFNDMRSKLDNIKIDVIQDLSVKKETMKLCINEECSLISKNDYLKAKYKEGK